In Kangiella koreensis DSM 16069, a single window of DNA contains:
- a CDS encoding 2-oxoglutarate dehydrogenase E1 component produces MKNGLEAMFESAYLSGSSAGYLEELYEQYLEDPQSVDSDWRQKFDEFAKSSDAKDVPHSDIREHFRQIGLNRQKIAFTQGGGSSVADPKQVKVLHLIESYRARGHHHANIDPLGLWKHPYPTNLSLESFELSEADLDTKFHVGNLAGPDQQTIKEILQRLKETYSNTIGAEFLHINDLTERRWIQEKLEEANSSHSFREETRKKILEGLTAAEGLEKYLGSKFPGAKRFSLEGGDSLVPMMRDFVNQAGIVGAKEIVIGMAHRGRLNLLVNVLGKNPQVLFDEFEGKNAVVKNGSSGDVKYHMGYSNDVETEGGPVHLALAFNPSHLEIVSPVVLGSVRARQERRKDKDCDQVIPILIHGDSAITGQGVVMETFNMSQARGFYIGGSIHVVINNQVGFTTSKLHDTRSTAYCTDVAKMIEAPVFHVNGDDPEAVLYVSRLALEFRKKFKKDVVIDLVCYRRHGHNEADEPNATQPLMYQKIKKHPTPRKIYEDRLVDNNVVSSGDAKKMLDDYRDLLDAGKSVVLNRIEDREREFNVDWSPFLEQTWQSPADTKLDKSKFKELAEKICHYPSDLPLQSRVKKLMGERKKMAAGEINMDWGFAETMAYASLLDQDFEVRLCGQDSGRGTFFHRHAVLHDQDDAEVYIPLQNIKDDQPQFMVIDSVLSEEAVLAFEYGYSTNEPNSMVIWEAQFGDFANGAQVVIDQFISSGEQKWGRLSGLSLFLPHGYEGQGPEHSSARLERFLQLSAEHNIQVVVPSTPAQAFHMIRRQMIRPLRKPLIVMTPKSLLRHKLAVSTIDELTKGQFQNAIDEIDSLDKKKVTRIVMCSGKVYYDLLEKRRTEELDNVAIIRIEQLYPFPHDEVKEILAQYKKAKEFVWCQEEPQNQGAWYCSRHNLDEAVPADVSVEYAGREASAAPAVGYASIHNEQQAQLVKDALGIK; encoded by the coding sequence ATGAAAAATGGGTTAGAGGCGATGTTTGAGAGCGCCTACCTATCAGGTAGCAGTGCTGGCTATCTAGAAGAACTATACGAGCAATACTTAGAAGATCCTCAGTCGGTTGATTCTGACTGGAGACAAAAATTCGATGAGTTTGCAAAGAGCAGTGATGCGAAAGATGTTCCTCATAGCGATATTCGTGAGCACTTTCGTCAGATTGGCTTAAATCGCCAGAAGATTGCCTTTACTCAGGGCGGTGGCTCTTCGGTTGCAGACCCAAAGCAGGTCAAGGTATTGCACCTGATTGAATCATATCGTGCTCGTGGTCATCACCACGCTAATATCGACCCTTTAGGTCTGTGGAAACATCCTTATCCTACTAATTTGAGCCTTGAGAGTTTCGAGCTATCAGAGGCTGATCTGGATACGAAATTCCATGTTGGTAATTTAGCCGGGCCAGACCAGCAAACCATCAAAGAGATTCTTCAGCGCTTAAAAGAAACTTACTCCAATACGATTGGTGCTGAGTTCTTACATATTAATGATCTAACTGAACGTCGCTGGATCCAGGAAAAGCTGGAAGAAGCGAACTCATCACATAGTTTCCGCGAAGAAACCCGCAAGAAAATTTTAGAGGGCTTAACAGCCGCGGAAGGCCTGGAGAAATATTTAGGCTCAAAATTCCCCGGCGCAAAACGTTTTTCACTGGAAGGTGGCGATAGCTTAGTACCGATGATGCGTGATTTTGTCAATCAGGCCGGTATTGTGGGCGCAAAAGAAATCGTTATCGGAATGGCGCACCGCGGTCGTTTGAATTTATTAGTCAATGTTCTTGGCAAAAATCCGCAAGTGTTGTTTGACGAGTTTGAAGGAAAAAATGCGGTTGTTAAAAATGGTTCTTCAGGCGATGTTAAATATCATATGGGTTATTCCAATGATGTTGAAACAGAGGGTGGCCCAGTTCATTTAGCCTTGGCATTTAATCCGTCTCACCTTGAAATCGTTAGTCCTGTGGTGCTTGGATCTGTTCGAGCTCGTCAGGAACGTCGCAAGGATAAAGATTGCGATCAAGTGATCCCTATTCTAATCCATGGTGACTCTGCCATAACTGGTCAGGGTGTGGTCATGGAAACCTTTAATATGTCGCAAGCGCGCGGCTTCTATATTGGTGGTTCAATCCATGTTGTGATTAATAATCAGGTTGGCTTTACGACATCCAAGCTGCACGACACCCGATCTACCGCGTACTGCACAGACGTTGCCAAAATGATCGAAGCGCCAGTTTTTCACGTTAATGGCGATGACCCTGAGGCAGTGTTGTATGTATCGCGCCTTGCATTAGAATTCCGCAAGAAATTTAAGAAAGATGTTGTGATTGATTTGGTGTGCTACCGCCGCCATGGTCATAACGAAGCTGATGAGCCAAACGCGACACAGCCATTGATGTATCAAAAAATTAAAAAGCATCCTACACCTCGTAAGATTTATGAGGATCGGTTGGTCGATAATAACGTTGTATCCTCAGGCGATGCAAAAAAGATGTTAGACGACTATCGAGATTTACTCGACGCTGGAAAGAGTGTGGTACTCAATCGGATTGAAGATAGGGAGCGTGAGTTCAACGTCGATTGGTCTCCATTCCTAGAACAAACTTGGCAATCTCCGGCAGATACTAAGCTGGATAAGTCTAAGTTCAAAGAGCTTGCTGAAAAAATTTGCCACTATCCAAGCGATCTTCCATTACAGTCGCGCGTTAAAAAACTCATGGGCGAACGTAAGAAAATGGCTGCGGGTGAAATTAACATGGACTGGGGTTTTGCAGAAACAATGGCGTATGCCTCTCTGCTGGATCAGGATTTCGAAGTTCGCTTGTGTGGTCAGGATAGTGGTCGTGGTACTTTCTTCCATCGTCATGCGGTCTTGCATGATCAAGACGATGCTGAAGTTTATATCCCACTTCAGAATATTAAAGACGACCAGCCACAATTCATGGTGATTGATTCGGTTCTTTCTGAAGAAGCTGTGTTAGCGTTTGAATATGGCTACTCAACCAATGAACCGAACTCTATGGTGATCTGGGAAGCTCAGTTTGGTGATTTTGCGAACGGTGCTCAGGTTGTTATTGATCAGTTTATAAGCTCAGGAGAACAAAAATGGGGCCGTTTGTCGGGCTTAAGTTTGTTCTTGCCACACGGCTATGAAGGTCAAGGCCCTGAACATAGTTCTGCACGATTAGAGCGTTTCTTGCAACTTTCTGCTGAACATAATATTCAGGTTGTAGTGCCATCAACGCCGGCTCAGGCGTTTCATATGATTCGTCGTCAAATGATTCGACCATTACGCAAGCCACTTATTGTTATGACGCCAAAGAGTTTGTTGCGTCATAAGTTGGCAGTTTCAACAATCGACGAGTTGACCAAAGGTCAATTCCAAAATGCTATCGATGAAATTGATAGCTTGGATAAAAAGAAAGTAACTCGTATCGTGATGTGTTCAGGAAAAGTTTATTATGACTTGTTAGAGAAACGTCGCACTGAAGAGTTGGATAATGTTGCCATTATCCGTATTGAACAACTTTATCCTTTCCCTCATGACGAGGTGAAGGAGATTCTTGCTCAATATAAGAAGGCGAAAGAATTTGTCTGGTGTCAAGAAGAGCCACAAAATCAAGGCGCTTGGTATTGTTCACGTCATAACTTGGACGAAGCAGTTCCAGCTGATGTGTCAGTAGAGTATGCAGGACGAGAGGCATCAGCAGCACCAGCTGTCGGTTACGCTTCTATCCATAATGAGCAGCAAGCACAACTTGTTAAAGATGCACTCGGCATCAAATAA
- a CDS encoding succinate dehydrogenase iron-sulfur subunit, translated as MKFSIYRYNPETDKKPYMQEYDLEVPEGSDMMVLDALVALKDQDPTLSFRRSCREGVCGSDGMNINGKNGLACITSLSSLKTPIVVRPLPGLPVVRDLVVDMAQFYKQYEKIKPFLIANDEPPAKERLQSPEDRAKLDGLYECILCACCSTSCPSFWWNPDKFVGPAGLLQAYRFLIDSRDTQTEERLADLDDAYSVFRCRGIMNCVDVCPKGLNPTRAIGHIRSMLLKSGV; from the coding sequence ATGAAATTTAGTATTTATCGCTACAACCCTGAAACGGATAAAAAGCCTTACATGCAGGAATATGATTTAGAGGTTCCTGAAGGGTCAGACATGATGGTGTTGGATGCACTGGTTGCGTTAAAAGATCAGGATCCAACCTTGTCTTTCCGTCGTTCTTGTCGTGAAGGCGTTTGTGGTTCAGATGGCATGAACATCAATGGTAAAAATGGTTTGGCCTGTATTACCTCATTATCAAGCTTAAAAACGCCGATTGTTGTTCGTCCATTACCCGGCCTGCCAGTTGTTCGTGACCTGGTTGTTGATATGGCTCAGTTCTACAAGCAGTATGAGAAAATTAAACCTTTCTTAATTGCGAATGATGAGCCACCTGCAAAAGAGCGTCTTCAGTCACCTGAAGATCGTGCAAAGCTTGATGGTCTTTACGAGTGCATCCTGTGTGCCTGTTGTTCAACTTCTTGCCCATCATTCTGGTGGAATCCGGACAAGTTTGTTGGTCCAGCAGGTTTGTTGCAAGCCTATCGTTTCTTGATCGATAGTCGCGACACACAGACTGAGGAACGCTTGGCGGATCTGGATGATGCATACAGCGTATTCCGTTGTCGTGGCATTATGAACTGTGTGGATGTATGCCCGAAAGGTTTGAACCCGACTCGAGCTATCGGCCACATACGCTCAATGCTTCTGAAAAGCGGAGTCTAG